The following proteins come from a genomic window of Nostoc sp. ATCC 53789:
- a CDS encoding phosphomannose isomerase type II C-terminal cupin domain produces MTPNENNTQSNTNELPPHSGTRYWGEVEVIEEGDTYRISRVEIKPRHGIKPQIHYHRNEHWVVVSGVAKVTCGDAEILLNRNESTYVPAATLHKVENPGHIPLVILEIQNGEYLGEDDTERPYDLNLVKSVAEGQ; encoded by the coding sequence ATGACTCCCAACGAAAATAATACTCAGTCAAATACCAACGAATTGCCTCCACATTCAGGCACACGATACTGGGGTGAGGTGGAGGTGATCGAAGAGGGAGATACCTATAGAATTAGCCGTGTTGAAATCAAGCCCAGACACGGCATTAAACCACAAATTCATTACCACCGTAATGAGCATTGGGTTGTAGTTTCCGGTGTAGCTAAGGTTACTTGTGGCGATGCGGAAATATTACTGAATCGAAACGAATCAACTTATGTTCCCGCAGCAACCCTACATAAGGTAGAAAATCCTGGACATATCCCGCTAGTTATTCTGGAAATTCAAAATGGTGAGTATTTGGGCGAAGATGATACTGAGCGCCCTTATGACTTAAATTTGGTCAAATCTGTAGCTGAAGGACAGTAA